Below is a genomic region from Streptomyces roseoviridis.
TGCGGTCACCGCCCGGCGCGGCGACGTCGATGACGCCGAGACCGTAGTTGGAGTACGACGCCTTCAGGTCCTTGGCGCCGGTCGAGGACACCGTCACCACGCCCGGCAGCATCGCCGGGTAGTCGAGGCAGATCTTCGGGTCGATGTCCCGGTCGACCGGGGTGCTGTCGTTCGGGCTGCTCTTGTCCAGGATGGAGTCGGCCGCCAGGTCGAACTTGGAGTTGCCGGCCGCGGCCACGTTGACCGTGCCCTTCTTCTCCGCGTACCGGGTCGCCCGGGTGACCGCCTCGAGGAGGGCCTTCTGGTCCTCGTCGTTCTTGCAGGCGAACATCCACGGGTCGGTGTAGTAGCTGTTGTTCGTGATGTCGATGCCGTTCTCGGCCGCCCACACGAAGCCGCAGACCACGGCCTCCGTGTAGAAGAAGCCCTCCGGCGTCGACACCTTGATGCCGGCGAGCTTCACGCCCGGCGCGACACCGGTGATGCCGGTGCCGTTCTTGGCGGCGCCGATGGTGCCCGCCACGTGGGTGCCGTGGTCGCTCTCGCCCGCGCCCGGACGCCACGACCCGGGGGTCGTGTCGGCCTTGCCGCTCACGCAGTTGGCGGAGGCGGCGGCGTCGAAGTTCGGCGCCAGGTCCGGGTGGGTGTCGTCCACGCCGGTGTCGATGACGCCGACGGTCACGCGCTTGCTGCCGAGGGTCTTGCGGTGGGCCTGGTCGGCCTTGATGGCCGGCAGGTCCCACTGCAGCGGCTCCAGCGCGTCCTGCTCGCCCGTGGCGGCGGCCGCGGCGGCCCTGGCCTCGGCCGCGGTGAGCGCCTGCGCGTCCTCGCCGACCGAGGTGTCGGTCGCGGCGGACAGCGGGGCCGTACGGGTCGCGCCGGCCGACACCACGCCCCGCGCCTGGCGGATCGTCTGCGCGAACTGCGGGTTCTGCGAGTGGACGACGATCACGCCGATCTGGTCGTAGGCCACGACCACCTCGCCGCCGGCGGCGGCTATCGCCTTCTTCACCGACGCGGCCGTCCAGCGGCCGTGGTCGACGTTGACGACGTACGACAGCTTCGGGCCGTTCGTGGCGACGGCTGCCGTCGGGACGTCGCTCAGCTCCGCCGCGGAAGCCGCCCCCGAGGGCAGGAAGCCGAGCGAGGCCGTGAGCGCGAGACCGGCCGGCAGAGCGAGTACTCGGCCGCGCCTCGATCCCAGATGAGCCATGGGTTCTCCACATCATCCGTATGTACTGTCCAGGCGCCGATTGCGCATGGACAGGTGCATGACGAGTGAAGCTATCGCCGATCTTCCCCGGTCATCAATGGGATGAGCCGACTTCATGGAGATCCGGGGAAGAAAAAACATCGGCGTGAACCACTTCGCGGCCCGCTCCGTGCCGTTGAGCAGGGGAGGGGCTCCGCCCGGACCCCCGCCTCCCACCCTCGGAGAAACCCCCTTGTCCCTGCCCACCGCACCCGCGTCACGAGGAGAATCTGTGGCTACCGACGCACCTCCGCCGCCCGAAAGCGGCACGGAAAACGCCGCCCCCGCACAGCCCACGACGGAGGAGTTCGTCCAGGTGCAGCAGAGCGCCGAGTTCGGCGAGCTCCGCCGCACCTACCGCTCCTTCGCCTTCCCCCTGACGATCGCCTTCATCGCCTGGTACCTGCTGTACGTGCTGCTCTCCAACTACGCGGGCGGCTTCATGGGCACCAAGCTCTTCGGCAACGTCAACGTGGCCCTCGTCCTCGGGCTCGGCCAGTTCGCGACCACCTTCCTCATCGCCTGGCTCTACTCGCGGCACGCCGCCGACCGCCTCGACCCCAAGGCCGAGGCCATCAAGGAGCGCATGGAGTCCCGTACGGAGGCCGACGCATGAGCGACACCCTTCTCCTCGCCGCCGGCAACGCCACCAGCGAGCACCGGCCGCTGATCATCACCCTCTTCGCGGCCTTCGTCGTCGCCACCCTCGCCATCACCGTCTGGGCCGGCCGCCAGACCAAGAGCGCCGCCGACTTCTACGCCGGCGGGCGGCAGTTCACCGGCTTCCAGAACGGCCTGGCCATCTCCGGCGACTACATGTCCGCCGCGTCCTTCCTCGGCATCGCCGGCGCCATCGCCCTCTTCGGCTACGACGGCTTCCTCTACTCCATCGGCTTCCTCGTCGCCTGGCTGGTCGCCCTGCTCCTGGTCGCCGAACCGCTGCGCAACTCCGGCCGCTTCACCATGGGCGACGTCCTCGCCTACCGCATGCGCCAGCGGCCCGTCCGCACCGCCGCCGGCACCTCCACCATCGTCGTGTCGATCTTCTACCTGCTCGCCCAGATGGCCGGCGCCGGCGTCCTGGTCTCGCTGCTGCTCGGCATCACCAGCGACGGCGGCAAGGTCGCCATCGTGGCCCTCGTCGGCGTCCTGATGATCGTGTACGTGACGATCGGCGGCATGAAGGGCACCACCTGGGTGCAGATGGTCAAGGCCGTCCTGCTCATCGCGGGCACGCTCCTGATCACCTTCCTCATCCTGCTGAAGTTCGACTTCAACCTCTCCCAGCTGCTGGGCGCCGCCGCCTCCAACAGCGGCAAGGGCCAGGCGTTCCTGGAGCCCGGCCTCAAGTACGGCGTCAGCGGCACCTCCAAGCTCGACTTCCTGTCGCTCGGCATCGCGCTCGTCCTCGGCACCGCCGGACTGCCGCACATCCTCATCCGCTTCTACACGGTGCCGACCGCCAAGGCCGCCCGCAAGTCCGTGAACTGGGCCATCGGCATCATCGGCGCCTTCTACCTGATGACGATCGTCCTCGGCTTCGGCGCCGCCGCCCTGCTCAAGAACAGCGACATCATCGCCTCCAACAAGGCCGGCAACACCGCGGCCCCGCTCGCCGCCCTGGAGATCGGCGGCGGCGCGGACTCCACCGGCGGCGCCATCCTGCTCGCCGTCATCTCCGCCGTCGCCTTCGCCACCATCCTCGCCGTGGTCGCCGGCCTCACCCTGGCCTCGTCCTCGTCCTTCGCGCACGACATCTACGCCAACGTCATCCGGCGCGGAAAGGCCACCGAGAAGGAGGAGGTGCGGGCCGCCCGCTGGGCCACCGTCCTCATCGGCGTCGTCTCCATCGCCCTCGGC
It encodes:
- a CDS encoding S8 family peptidase; this translates as MAHLGSRRGRVLALPAGLALTASLGFLPSGAASAAELSDVPTAAVATNGPKLSYVVNVDHGRWTAASVKKAIAAAGGEVVVAYDQIGVIVVHSQNPQFAQTIRQARGVVSAGATRTAPLSAATDTSVGEDAQALTAAEARAAAAAATGEQDALEPLQWDLPAIKADQAHRKTLGSKRVTVGVIDTGVDDTHPDLAPNFDAAASANCVSGKADTTPGSWRPGAGESDHGTHVAGTIGAAKNGTGITGVAPGVKLAGIKVSTPEGFFYTEAVVCGFVWAAENGIDITNNSYYTDPWMFACKNDEDQKALLEAVTRATRYAEKKGTVNVAAAGNSKFDLAADSILDKSSPNDSTPVDRDIDPKICLDYPAMLPGVVTVSSTGAKDLKASYSNYGLGVIDVAAPGGDRTEYQTPDAPAVNGRILSTTVNGGFNYKAGTSMAAPHAAGVLALLKSTHPHASPAALKALLSAQADDRACTNPYDIDGNGTVDAVCEGDVNKNGFYGAGLVDALDAVRK
- a CDS encoding DUF485 domain-containing protein, with the translated sequence MATDAPPPPESGTENAAPAQPTTEEFVQVQQSAEFGELRRTYRSFAFPLTIAFIAWYLLYVLLSNYAGGFMGTKLFGNVNVALVLGLGQFATTFLIAWLYSRHAADRLDPKAEAIKERMESRTEADA
- a CDS encoding cation acetate symporter, translating into MSDTLLLAAGNATSEHRPLIITLFAAFVVATLAITVWAGRQTKSAADFYAGGRQFTGFQNGLAISGDYMSAASFLGIAGAIALFGYDGFLYSIGFLVAWLVALLLVAEPLRNSGRFTMGDVLAYRMRQRPVRTAAGTSTIVVSIFYLLAQMAGAGVLVSLLLGITSDGGKVAIVALVGVLMIVYVTIGGMKGTTWVQMVKAVLLIAGTLLITFLILLKFDFNLSQLLGAAASNSGKGQAFLEPGLKYGVSGTSKLDFLSLGIALVLGTAGLPHILIRFYTVPTAKAARKSVNWAIGIIGAFYLMTIVLGFGAAALLKNSDIIASNKAGNTAAPLAALEIGGGADSTGGAILLAVISAVAFATILAVVAGLTLASSSSFAHDIYANVIRRGKATEKEEVRAARWATVLIGVVSIALGALARDLNVAGLVALAFAVAASANLPTILYSLFWKRFTTQGALWSIYGGLVSAVVLVLFSPVVSGKPTSMFKSVDFYWFPLENPGLVSIPLGFLLGWLGSVLSKEEPDKGKYAELEVKSLTGVGAH